A single region of the Gemmatimonadaceae bacterium genome encodes:
- the lysS gene encoding lysine--tRNA ligase — MTDDLNFVLRARREKLEAIRAAGVEPFAYSYNREHTTAAALALLPDAGAGATTGGAAPAADGPSVSIAGRIVAWRAHGKTAFAHLADSSGRIQLYFRRDELGDDRYALLHQLDLSDIIGVAGPLFRTRTGEVTVRVASFEILAKSLRPLPFGKEEEIDGQIIRHSGFSDPEQRYRQRYADLAVHPEVRTHFAARSRMIGTMRSFLDGLGYLEVETPILQPQYGGAAARPFVTRHNSLDMALYLRIADELYLKRLVVGGFERVYEIGHDFRNEGIDRTHNPEFTMLEFYEAYADYTTMMGRVESLLEAIIASLRSVPQLANSIPSFNKPLPRLEWVPALNAGLGTDVLAAEDASLREMARRAGVEKPETLSRPKLMDELFQAIVESTIVDPTFILDYPVELSPLAKPKRGDARLTERFELFADGRELANSFSELNDPVDQRSRLEAQSRLRDAGDEEAVGVDEDYLRAMEYGMPPMGGVGVGVDRLFMWLTGTPNIRDAILFPTMRPE; from the coding sequence ATGACTGACGACCTGAACTTCGTCCTGCGGGCGCGGCGGGAGAAGCTCGAAGCGATTCGCGCCGCCGGTGTCGAGCCATTCGCCTATTCCTACAATCGCGAGCACACAACGGCAGCAGCGCTCGCGCTCCTGCCGGATGCCGGCGCTGGTGCGACGACTGGCGGCGCTGCGCCAGCTGCTGATGGGCCGAGTGTCAGCATCGCCGGTCGCATTGTCGCGTGGCGAGCACACGGAAAAACCGCTTTCGCGCACCTGGCCGATTCGAGCGGCAGGATTCAGCTCTATTTCAGACGCGATGAGCTCGGCGACGATCGCTATGCGCTGCTGCATCAGCTGGATCTCAGCGACATCATCGGAGTCGCGGGACCTTTGTTCAGAACGCGCACCGGTGAGGTGACCGTTCGCGTCGCGTCCTTCGAGATACTCGCGAAGTCCCTGCGTCCGCTGCCCTTCGGGAAGGAAGAAGAAATTGACGGCCAGATAATTCGTCACTCGGGATTCAGTGATCCCGAGCAGCGTTATCGTCAGCGCTATGCGGACCTGGCGGTGCATCCTGAGGTGCGGACACACTTCGCCGCCCGGTCGAGAATGATCGGGACAATGCGCTCATTCCTCGACGGGCTCGGATATCTCGAGGTAGAGACGCCGATCCTGCAGCCGCAGTACGGCGGTGCCGCGGCGCGGCCGTTCGTCACGCGCCACAATTCCCTCGACATGGCGCTCTACCTGAGGATCGCCGACGAGCTTTATCTGAAGCGACTCGTCGTTGGAGGCTTCGAGCGTGTTTACGAAATCGGGCACGATTTCCGGAATGAGGGGATAGATAGAACTCACAATCCGGAATTCACGATGCTGGAGTTCTATGAGGCCTACGCGGACTACACGACGATGATGGGACGAGTGGAATCGCTGCTCGAAGCGATCATCGCGTCGCTGCGCTCGGTCCCCCAGCTCGCGAATTCGATTCCCAGCTTCAACAAGCCGCTGCCTCGCCTGGAATGGGTTCCGGCGCTCAACGCCGGGCTCGGCACTGACGTGCTGGCCGCAGAAGATGCTTCGCTTCGCGAGATGGCGCGACGAGCAGGCGTCGAAAAGCCGGAAACGTTGAGCCGTCCCAAGCTGATGGACGAGCTGTTTCAGGCGATCGTCGAATCGACCATCGTCGATCCGACATTCATTCTCGACTATCCGGTAGAGCTATCGCCGCTGGCAAAGCCAAAGCGCGGAGATGCGCGTCTCACGGAGCGGTTCGAGCTTTTCGCCGACGGCCGGGAGCTGGCAAATTCCTTCAGCGAGCTCAACGATCCCGTGGACCAGCGGTCGCGACTGGAGGCGCAATCGCGGCTCCGTGATGCCGGAGACGAAGAGGCCGTGGGCGTTGACGAGGATTATCTTCGAGCAATGGAATACGGAATGCCTCCGATGGGTGGCGTCGGTGTCGGCGTCGACCGGCTGTTCATGTGGCTCACGGGCACACCTAACATCCGCGACGCGATTCTTTTCCCGACGATGAGGCCTGAATGA
- a CDS encoding UvrB/UvrC motif-containing protein, with protein MVCDVCKEADAVVQLTEIEGTGVRLLHLCERCAAERGVETTLATAKPDVTNFLQSVHQQMQAAQGDAARCTFCSSTFRDFRTTGRLGCAHCYEAFEKSMRDLLRRVHGSSRHIGRRYEPPSSTEIPDAGTVNELRDRLHRAIQSEQFELAADLRDRLRGLE; from the coding sequence GTGGTTTGCGATGTGTGCAAGGAAGCGGATGCGGTAGTTCAGCTCACCGAAATAGAGGGGACGGGCGTTCGCCTGCTCCACCTCTGCGAGCGGTGCGCCGCCGAGCGCGGCGTCGAGACCACGCTTGCGACGGCGAAGCCTGACGTCACCAATTTCCTTCAAAGCGTGCATCAGCAGATGCAGGCGGCGCAGGGCGATGCCGCGCGCTGCACGTTCTGCTCGTCGACATTCCGTGATTTTCGTACGACTGGGCGCCTGGGCTGTGCTCACTGCTACGAGGCGTTCGAGAAGAGCATGCGCGACCTGCTGAGAAGGGTTCACGGAAGCTCGCGCCACATCGGCAGGCGTTACGAGCCGCCGTCCAGCACCGAGATTCCCGACGCCGGGACGGTGAACGAGCTTCGCGACCGGCTTCACCGCGCGATCCAGTCGGAGCAATTCGAGCTTGCGGCAGACTTGCGTGACCGTCTGCGGGGTCTCGAGTGA
- a CDS encoding ATP-dependent Clp protease ATP-binding subunit: MNGYNFTERVRKVLAMAREEAERLRHEYVGTEHILLGLIREGEGVAAAVLQNLSVDLDEIQQKIEDTVKKGKATAATGPDLPYTSRAKKVLELAMAEARDLTHNYVGTEHLLLGLLREEKGIAAQVLTDAGINLDAARAETLRLLGTDMPQGGATTGSSSTTSGAPAATGKGEKKSKTPALDHFCRDLTQLAAENQLDPTIGRSKEIERVMEILTRRKKNNPVLIGEPGVGKTAIVEGLAQLIATGECPDSLREHRVLSLDMAAVIAGTKYRGQFEERLKAVMNEIAQNKNIILFIDELHTLVGAGAAEGAIDASNMLKPALARGELQCVGASTLNEYRKYIEKDGALERRFQTVIVEPPTVDETVEILKGLRSKYEDHHKVTIPDTTLTAAAKMSERYITDRFLPDKAIDVIDEAGARARLATQAPPPEVTALKGQLDGVNTEKESAVRDQNFERAASLRDRERELQGDIRRKQEEWEKHRQSHRPVLGEEEVSFIVSRWTGIPVMRLQEAETARLMRMEEELHASVVAQDEAIRALARSIRRSRAGLKDPDRPIGSFIFSGPTGVGKTELARALARFLFADPQALIRVDMSEYMEKFSVSRLIGAPPGYVGYEDSGTLTKAVRRKPYSVVLLDEIEKAHPDVFNILLQVLDEGHLTDNYGRVIDFKNTVVIMTSNVGARDITKSRTMGFAAPDGRNAFERMAEKVKEEMTHVFNPEFLNRLDDVIVFHPLSESDIGQIVSIVLKEVQKRLGDEELTLKLTEAGSAFLVKNGFDEKFGARPLKRSIQKYIEDPLSEKILVGEFAKGDEIEVDVAPSGDKLDFRVLTSTTKA; encoded by the coding sequence ATGAACGGGTACAACTTCACCGAGCGTGTCCGCAAAGTCCTCGCTATGGCGCGGGAAGAGGCGGAACGGCTCCGGCACGAATACGTCGGCACCGAGCACATACTGCTCGGGCTGATCCGTGAGGGCGAAGGCGTCGCCGCGGCGGTGCTGCAGAACCTCAGCGTGGACCTCGACGAGATTCAGCAGAAGATCGAGGACACGGTCAAGAAGGGAAAGGCGACGGCCGCAACCGGTCCCGACCTTCCCTATACCTCGCGCGCCAAGAAAGTTCTCGAGCTCGCGATGGCCGAGGCACGCGACCTCACGCACAACTACGTCGGTACCGAGCACCTGCTTCTCGGTCTCCTCCGCGAAGAGAAGGGAATCGCAGCCCAGGTGCTGACGGATGCGGGAATCAACCTCGACGCCGCTCGCGCCGAGACCCTCCGGCTGCTTGGCACCGACATGCCACAGGGCGGCGCCACCACCGGGTCGTCGTCGACAACATCGGGAGCGCCCGCAGCGACTGGCAAGGGCGAGAAAAAGTCCAAGACGCCGGCGCTCGATCATTTCTGCCGCGACCTCACGCAGCTTGCCGCCGAGAACCAGCTCGACCCGACAATCGGCCGCTCGAAAGAGATCGAGCGGGTGATGGAAATCCTCACCCGCCGAAAGAAGAACAATCCGGTGCTCATCGGCGAGCCTGGAGTGGGCAAGACCGCAATCGTCGAAGGTCTGGCGCAGCTCATCGCGACGGGCGAATGCCCCGATTCGCTGCGCGAGCATCGCGTGCTTTCACTCGACATGGCTGCCGTCATCGCAGGAACCAAATACCGCGGTCAGTTCGAGGAGCGTCTCAAGGCCGTAATGAACGAGATCGCGCAGAACAAGAACATCATCCTGTTCATCGACGAGCTGCACACGCTCGTCGGCGCGGGCGCGGCAGAAGGCGCGATCGATGCCAGCAACATGTTGAAGCCCGCGCTCGCGCGGGGTGAGCTGCAATGCGTCGGCGCTTCAACGCTCAACGAATACCGGAAGTACATCGAGAAGGACGGAGCGCTCGAGCGCCGGTTCCAGACCGTGATCGTCGAGCCGCCCACAGTCGACGAGACTGTCGAGATTCTGAAAGGCCTTCGCAGCAAGTACGAGGATCACCACAAGGTGACGATCCCCGATACGACGCTCACTGCCGCGGCCAAGATGTCGGAGCGTTACATCACCGACCGCTTCCTGCCCGACAAGGCAATCGACGTGATCGACGAGGCAGGCGCTCGTGCAAGGCTTGCAACGCAGGCGCCACCGCCGGAAGTCACTGCACTCAAGGGCCAGCTCGACGGCGTGAACACCGAGAAGGAATCCGCCGTGCGCGATCAGAATTTCGAGCGCGCTGCATCATTGCGTGACCGTGAGCGCGAGCTGCAGGGAGACATTCGGCGGAAGCAGGAGGAATGGGAGAAGCACCGCCAGTCGCACCGGCCCGTGCTCGGCGAAGAGGAAGTGTCGTTTATCGTGAGCCGATGGACGGGAATCCCGGTAATGCGCCTCCAGGAAGCCGAGACCGCGCGTCTCATGCGAATGGAGGAGGAGCTGCATGCGTCGGTCGTGGCGCAGGACGAGGCCATTCGCGCGCTTGCCCGGTCCATTCGCCGAAGCCGCGCGGGATTGAAGGATCCCGATCGTCCTATCGGGTCGTTCATCTTCTCCGGCCCGACAGGAGTCGGCAAGACGGAGCTCGCCCGTGCACTCGCGCGATTCCTGTTTGCTGATCCGCAGGCGCTGATCAGGGTGGACATGAGCGAGTACATGGAAAAATTCTCGGTCTCGAGGCTGATTGGTGCGCCTCCGGGCTACGTTGGATACGAGGACTCGGGCACGCTCACCAAAGCGGTGCGGCGTAAGCCGTACAGCGTGGTGCTCCTCGACGAGATCGAGAAGGCGCATCCCGACGTTTTCAACATCCTGCTGCAGGTGCTCGATGAAGGGCATCTCACCGACAACTACGGTCGTGTGATCGACTTCAAGAACACGGTCGTGATCATGACTTCGAACGTCGGCGCGCGGGACATCACGAAGAGCAGAACGATGGGCTTCGCGGCGCCGGACGGGCGCAATGCGTTCGAGAGAATGGCTGAGAAGGTCAAGGAAGAGATGACCCACGTCTTCAACCCGGAGTTCCTGAACCGGCTCGACGACGTGATTGTCTTCCATCCGCTCTCGGAGTCGGACATCGGTCAGATCGTCAGCATCGTTCTGAAGGAAGTGCAGAAGCGGCTTGGGGATGAGGAGCTAACGCTCAAGCTCACCGAAGCCGGCTCAGCGTTCCTGGTGAAGAATGGATTCGATGAAAAGTTCGGGGCGCGGCCGCTGAAGCGGTCGATCCAGAAGTACATCGAGGACCCGTTGTCGGAGAAGATTCTCGTCGGGGAGTTTGCAAAGGGAGACGAGATCGAAGTGGACGTCGCGCCTTCGGGAGACAAGCTGGACTTCCGAGTGCTGACGAGTACGACAAAGGCGTAA
- the bamA gene encoding outer membrane protein assembly factor BamA yields MKKFALSLLFLCAAGSTALAQDAAPGACTTPDTVAVSGNSRVSEVTVRTTAGLTPRVTLNYRDVQRAIKALFATGQFEDVQVLCTIPPAAPRTTLTIQVRERPLLSGFTVVGASRVDPDDVKERLTLMVGRPLDPALVAKAVERADSLYESKGYYLARIRADSTLTGDKISIAFRVEEGSRLAISGLRVRGNRNVSASDIADVMETKPEGFLWFRAGEFDDTKYASDLAEKIPGLYASRGYIDFRIVNDSLIVDRDAGKAVIDLTVVEGPRYRIGGFEVIGNKRFSTEEVQQYYPFGVQSPTISQRAIGLVRRSYRNPPNTFDATKWEAAESKLRDAYSDEGYIYARIRPVVERLPGGDSVRTVNLRWEIEEAAPAIVNRIDIAGNDFTYESCIREQIVLAPGQVFNRGYLLRSYQNIGNLNFFETPMPAPETRPSGEQGDVDIIFHVKEKRTGNVNFGASTGQGTGVGGFIGLDQPNLLGRCKRAQLQYQFGKYINDFNATYTDPNINQTRFSGSVTAYHTQSRFRFAELGRATRTGGQVQVGFPVPWSLYSRVLLSYGGEAVRYGDEGLLGTVADECSSCFRSTLGITGSHDTRVGLPFAAEGGSQTLTAQFNGGPLGGTAAFQRYTTELRSYVPIGTIGGGGLGSEPMAIVLGLTAKAGALFGNPGPFFYSQSFTLGGTQYGEQLRGYDEFSITPSGYDAFAAEGQRAGRASFGNAYFTGTAEMGLRVNQMLYFNTFFEAGNVWGHPREFDPTRLFRGAGVGAAVISPLGPIGLDLGYGFDRLDTAGRRAPGWKLHFKLGQIF; encoded by the coding sequence ATGAAAAAATTTGCTTTATCCCTGCTGTTTTTGTGTGCAGCAGGCTCTACCGCGCTCGCACAGGACGCGGCGCCTGGCGCTTGCACCACCCCCGACACTGTAGCCGTCTCGGGCAACTCGCGTGTGTCCGAAGTTACGGTCCGCACCACGGCCGGGCTCACGCCGCGCGTAACGCTGAATTACCGTGACGTTCAGCGCGCGATCAAGGCGCTTTTTGCCACTGGTCAGTTCGAGGACGTTCAGGTTCTTTGCACGATTCCGCCGGCGGCACCGCGAACCACGCTGACGATTCAGGTCCGAGAGCGTCCTCTCCTCTCAGGATTCACTGTCGTAGGGGCCAGTCGAGTAGACCCGGACGACGTGAAGGAGCGGCTGACACTCATGGTCGGTCGTCCCCTCGATCCGGCGCTCGTTGCCAAAGCGGTCGAGCGGGCCGATTCGCTTTACGAATCGAAAGGGTACTACCTGGCCAGGATTCGAGCGGACAGCACTCTCACGGGCGACAAGATCAGCATTGCCTTCCGGGTCGAGGAAGGGAGTCGGCTGGCCATTTCCGGTCTCCGCGTCAGGGGGAACCGGAACGTCTCGGCCTCCGACATCGCAGACGTGATGGAGACGAAGCCAGAGGGTTTCCTGTGGTTCCGCGCGGGAGAATTCGACGACACGAAGTACGCGTCTGACCTGGCCGAGAAAATTCCAGGCCTCTATGCAAGCCGGGGTTACATCGATTTTCGAATCGTCAACGATTCTCTGATCGTCGACCGCGACGCTGGAAAAGCCGTCATCGACCTCACGGTCGTCGAGGGGCCTCGATACCGGATCGGCGGCTTCGAGGTGATCGGCAACAAGCGATTCTCCACCGAAGAAGTACAGCAGTACTATCCGTTTGGCGTACAGTCGCCGACCATCAGTCAGCGCGCCATTGGACTCGTGCGGCGGTCGTATCGCAATCCGCCAAACACCTTCGACGCGACGAAATGGGAAGCCGCGGAAAGCAAGCTGCGCGATGCCTATAGTGACGAAGGCTACATCTATGCGCGTATTCGTCCCGTCGTCGAGCGACTGCCGGGCGGAGACAGCGTGCGAACCGTCAATCTGCGGTGGGAGATCGAGGAGGCAGCACCGGCCATCGTCAACCGGATAGACATCGCAGGAAATGATTTCACCTACGAATCGTGCATCCGTGAGCAGATCGTGCTCGCACCCGGGCAGGTGTTCAACCGTGGATATCTGCTCCGGAGCTATCAGAACATCGGCAACCTGAATTTCTTCGAGACACCGATGCCCGCTCCCGAGACTCGTCCGAGTGGCGAGCAGGGGGACGTGGACATCATTTTTCACGTAAAGGAGAAGCGGACCGGCAACGTCAACTTTGGCGCTTCCACGGGGCAGGGTACGGGAGTAGGCGGCTTCATCGGTCTCGACCAGCCGAACCTGCTTGGACGCTGCAAGCGGGCCCAGCTTCAGTATCAGTTCGGGAAGTACATCAACGACTTCAACGCGACGTACACGGACCCCAACATCAACCAGACCCGGTTCTCGGGCAGCGTCACCGCGTACCACACGCAGTCGCGCTTTCGCTTTGCCGAGCTGGGCCGCGCCACCCGCACCGGTGGACAGGTGCAGGTTGGATTTCCGGTGCCGTGGTCGCTCTACAGCCGTGTGCTTCTATCTTACGGTGGCGAGGCGGTTCGGTACGGCGACGAAGGGCTCCTGGGGACAGTTGCCGATGAGTGCTCGAGCTGCTTCCGATCCACGCTTGGCATCACCGGCTCGCACGATACACGCGTCGGCTTGCCTTTCGCGGCTGAGGGCGGCTCACAGACGCTCACGGCGCAATTCAATGGCGGTCCACTCGGAGGCACCGCCGCATTCCAGCGGTACACCACCGAGCTCAGGTCGTACGTTCCAATCGGCACGATCGGAGGCGGAGGGCTCGGCAGTGAGCCAATGGCAATCGTTCTCGGACTGACTGCCAAAGCCGGCGCGCTCTTCGGGAATCCGGGTCCGTTCTTCTACTCCCAGTCGTTCACGCTCGGAGGAACACAGTACGGCGAGCAGCTTCGCGGATACGACGAGTTTTCCATCACTCCGTCGGGTTACGATGCGTTCGCCGCCGAAGGCCAGCGCGCCGGCCGTGCGTCGTTCGGAAATGCCTACTTCACGGGCACTGCCGAGATGGGACTTCGCGTGAACCAGATGCTCTATTTCAATACATTCTTCGAGGCTGGTAATGTCTGGGGCCATCCGCGCGAGTTCGACCCGACCCGGCTTTTCCGGGGCGCAGGCGTTGGGGCGGCCGTGATCAGCCCGCTTGGACCGATCGGTCTCGATTTAGGGTATGGATTCGATCGCCTCGACACGGCTGGACGCCGCGCCCCAGGCTGGAAGTTGCACTTTAAGCTCGGTCAGATCTTCTAA
- a CDS encoding protein arginine kinase, translating to MIDLTLLPDGGVGWLDASGESADIVISTRVRLARNLEGYAFSGRARDGERLRVLAQVREAMAGMRTLEQGVLVRVDELPPEDRLLLHERHLVSRELAGLDVQRPVRSGAAVHLTRGTSIMVNEEDHLRLQSLQSGFHVADAFSVVEGLEADLGERVPYAYHEEFGFLTACPTNVGTGLRASVLIHLPGLVLTKEIAKVLAGLQQVGLTYRGLYGEGSEVVGNFFQISNQTTLGRSEGELLDYLVRVVTHVIEREEEARKVLLRDAGYIIEDKLWRAYGTLRYARSLSFDEVMSYLSSVRLAVGLKLITDLSVYTLNKLLIFSQPAHLVHAEGRQLTESEANIARARFVRGVLANDMGSTR from the coding sequence ATGATCGACCTGACGCTTCTTCCGGATGGCGGAGTGGGATGGCTCGACGCGTCAGGAGAGAGCGCCGACATAGTCATCTCGACTCGTGTGCGTCTCGCGCGCAATCTCGAGGGCTACGCGTTCTCCGGCAGAGCGCGTGACGGAGAGCGATTGCGCGTGCTGGCGCAGGTCCGCGAAGCAATGGCGGGCATGCGAACTCTCGAGCAGGGCGTCCTGGTGCGCGTGGATGAGCTGCCTCCCGAGGATCGGCTGCTGCTGCACGAGCGACATCTCGTCAGTCGCGAGCTCGCCGGGCTAGATGTTCAGCGCCCTGTGCGCAGTGGTGCGGCCGTTCACCTGACTCGCGGTACGAGCATCATGGTGAACGAGGAAGATCACCTGCGACTGCAGTCACTCCAGTCCGGGTTTCACGTGGCAGACGCTTTCTCGGTAGTCGAGGGGCTCGAGGCCGATCTCGGCGAGCGCGTTCCCTATGCGTATCACGAGGAGTTCGGATTCCTCACCGCCTGCCCGACGAATGTCGGAACGGGATTGCGAGCCTCGGTGCTGATACACCTTCCGGGTCTCGTCCTTACGAAGGAAATCGCGAAGGTGCTCGCTGGTCTGCAGCAGGTCGGGCTGACTTATCGCGGGCTATACGGAGAGGGGAGCGAAGTAGTCGGAAATTTCTTCCAGATCTCGAATCAGACCACACTGGGAAGATCGGAAGGAGAGCTTCTCGATTACCTTGTCCGTGTCGTGACTCACGTCATCGAGCGCGAAGAAGAAGCAAGAAAAGTATTGCTTCGAGACGCGGGATATATTATCGAAGACAAGTTGTGGCGCGCGTACGGAACGCTTCGTTACGCTCGCAGCCTGTCGTTTGACGAAGTGATGAGCTATCTCAGCAGCGTGCGGCTTGCCGTCGGGCTGAAACTGATCACCGATCTAAGTGTATATACCCTCAACAAGCTCCTGATTTTTAGTCAGCCAGCTCACTTGGTGCATGCCGAGGGGAGACAGCTGACGGAGAGCGAAGCGAATATCGCGCGCGCGCGCTTCGTGCGCGGCGTACTCGCGAATGACATGGGGTCTACACGATGA
- a CDS encoding ABC transporter permease, which produces MTRLELSIAWRYLRSRRGSKLLSLISLIAIAGVVVGVSALILIIGVMNGLQRDLREKILVGSPDIRVLSYGEDLKITDWPSILDKVKRQQGVVAAAPFVLVEGGMNAGHDYAGAAYVVGIPPQARGVPDVTTIRQHATSGDFRFASSDGQRRGVVLGKLLAGRYNAWPGDKINLISIAGVKANPVTGGFVPRVYQFEVTGIFETGMYEYDNSYVFVALDKAQEFAALGEGVTGIEVKTTDRWAASVVAERLTAALSWPYRTVDWMEQNRSLFQALKLEKMGMGVILLLIVVVAAFNIVSTLIMVVTDKTREIGILKAMGLPAKSVRRIFLVQGVVIGAVGTTLGLIVGFGGAYALERYKFIPLDPQIYFIDHLPVATQPVDVAWIVLASILTSAVATLYPAIQASRLYPIDAIRHE; this is translated from the coding sequence ATGACCAGGCTCGAGCTTTCCATCGCCTGGCGATATCTGCGCAGCCGCCGCGGATCCAAGCTGCTCTCGCTGATCAGCCTCATCGCCATTGCGGGCGTTGTCGTGGGCGTGAGCGCACTCATTCTCATCATCGGCGTGATGAATGGCCTGCAGCGCGACCTTCGCGAGAAGATTCTCGTGGGCAGCCCTGACATCCGGGTGTTGAGCTACGGGGAGGACCTGAAGATCACCGACTGGCCGTCGATCCTCGACAAGGTCAAGCGACAGCAGGGCGTCGTTGCCGCCGCTCCGTTCGTGCTGGTCGAAGGTGGTATGAACGCCGGGCACGACTACGCGGGCGCCGCCTACGTGGTGGGGATTCCCCCGCAGGCGCGCGGTGTCCCCGATGTCACCACCATCCGGCAGCACGCGACGTCGGGGGACTTCCGCTTTGCCAGCAGCGATGGGCAACGACGCGGCGTCGTCCTCGGCAAATTGCTTGCGGGGCGGTACAACGCGTGGCCTGGCGACAAGATCAATCTGATCTCGATAGCGGGAGTGAAGGCCAATCCGGTCACGGGCGGTTTCGTTCCGAGAGTCTATCAATTCGAGGTAACCGGGATCTTCGAAACGGGGATGTACGAGTACGACAACTCGTACGTGTTCGTGGCGCTCGACAAAGCCCAGGAATTCGCGGCGCTTGGCGAAGGCGTGACGGGGATCGAGGTTAAGACGACGGACCGTTGGGCTGCCTCGGTTGTGGCGGAACGTCTCACCGCTGCTCTCAGCTGGCCCTACCGTACTGTGGACTGGATGGAGCAGAATCGTTCGCTGTTCCAGGCGCTCAAGCTCGAGAAGATGGGCATGGGTGTCATTCTCCTGCTCATTGTCGTAGTCGCCGCCTTCAACATCGTCAGCACATTGATCATGGTCGTCACCGACAAGACGCGTGAGATCGGAATTCTCAAGGCGATGGGTCTGCCGGCCAAGTCGGTGCGGCGGATCTTCCTGGTGCAGGGAGTCGTCATCGGCGCAGTCGGAACGACGCTCGGCCTGATTGTGGGTTTCGGAGGCGCTTACGCACTGGAGCGATACAAGTTCATCCCGCTCGATCCGCAGATCTATTTCATCGATCACCTGCCTGTTGCGACACAGCCTGTGGACGTCGCGTGGATTGTGCTCGCTAGCATTCTCACGTCGGCCGTTGCCACGCTGTACCCCGCTATCCAGGCGTCGCGGTTGTACCCCATCGACGCGATCAGACACGAATGA
- a CDS encoding ABC transporter ATP-binding protein, which yields MTAVLEAHDLHKTYVGGDGGTINVLKGVDLSLARREMVAVVGASGAGKSTLLHVLGALDKPTRGYVVVGGEPINGLDEEQLAALRNRSVGFVFQFHHLLREFSALENVMMPLRIADRDYDTARSRAAELLARVGLSARMHHRPGELSGGEQQRTAVARALAMDPKVILADEPSGNLDLANAEMLHELLVEVVNDLEIGMIVVTHNRGLAARAGRVLLLEGGKLAETVLGGVVV from the coding sequence ATGACGGCCGTCCTCGAAGCACACGACCTCCACAAGACGTACGTCGGCGGCGACGGGGGAACGATCAACGTTCTGAAGGGCGTCGACCTGAGTCTCGCCCGGCGCGAAATGGTCGCCGTCGTTGGAGCGAGCGGCGCAGGCAAGAGCACGCTGCTGCACGTACTCGGCGCTCTGGACAAGCCGACGCGCGGATATGTCGTCGTCGGGGGTGAACCGATCAACGGACTCGATGAGGAGCAGCTCGCCGCCCTCAGAAACCGATCGGTTGGCTTCGTGTTTCAATTCCATCATCTGCTTCGCGAGTTTTCTGCTCTGGAAAACGTGATGATGCCGTTGCGAATCGCCGATCGCGATTACGATACAGCGCGGAGTCGCGCGGCGGAGCTTCTGGCGCGGGTGGGGCTCTCGGCGCGAATGCACCACCGGCCGGGCGAGCTTTCAGGGGGCGAACAGCAGCGCACCGCTGTTGCCCGGGCGCTGGCGATGGATCCCAAGGTTATCCTCGCCGATGAGCCGTCCGGAAATCTCGATCTTGCGAATGCGGAGATGCTGCACGAGCTATTGGTGGAGGTCGTAAATGACCTCGAGATCGGTATGATCGTCGTGACTCATAACAGGGGGCTTGCCGCGCGCGCCGGCCGTGTTCTGCTGCTCGAGGGGGGCAAGCTCGCTGAAACCGTGCTCGGTGGCGTCGTCGTATGA